The Nitrosomonas sp. sh817 genome includes a window with the following:
- a CDS encoding malate--CoA ligase subunit beta encodes MNIHEYQAKEILAEYGVKIAEGGLAYSVVEAVQRAREIEGDVWVVKAQIHSGARGKAGGIKVCKTHAEVEQAAESLLGKKLVTHQTGPAGKVCSRLYIEAGTNIAKEMYLSFMIDRVSERVIMIGSAQGGMEIEKLAVTNPEAIIKIYVEPAVGLQDFQARKMAFALGIDPAQLNHAVKTIKGCYRALRDLDANILEINPLVITANNDIIALDAKMVFDENALFRRHRIAELRDNTQVDHREVAAAEAGLSYVGLDGDIGCMINGAGLAMATMDMIKLAGGEPANFLDVGGGASAERTEKAFRLVLADSGVKAMLVNIFAGINRCDWIAEGVVQAVKNIDMKVPLVVRLSGTNVEEGRRIIANSGLPIITAETLAEAAEKVVRARNEVVAKA; translated from the coding sequence TTGAATATTCACGAATATCAAGCGAAGGAAATTTTGGCGGAGTACGGCGTCAAGATCGCGGAAGGCGGTTTGGCCTATAGCGTGGTGGAGGCCGTGCAGCGCGCCAGGGAGATAGAGGGCGACGTATGGGTTGTCAAAGCGCAGATCCATTCCGGCGCGCGCGGTAAAGCGGGCGGTATCAAAGTCTGCAAAACCCACGCGGAAGTCGAACAAGCCGCCGAGAGCTTGCTCGGCAAAAAACTGGTGACGCATCAAACCGGCCCGGCGGGCAAAGTCTGTTCCCGGCTTTATATCGAGGCAGGCACCAACATTGCCAAGGAAATGTATCTGTCATTCATGATCGACCGCGTCAGCGAGCGCGTCATCATGATCGGCTCGGCGCAAGGCGGCATGGAAATCGAAAAACTGGCCGTGACCAATCCCGAAGCGATCATCAAAATCTACGTCGAACCGGCGGTCGGATTGCAGGATTTTCAGGCGCGCAAGATGGCGTTTGCCTTGGGTATCGACCCGGCGCAACTGAATCACGCGGTGAAAACCATCAAAGGCTGTTACCGCGCGTTGCGCGATCTCGATGCCAACATTCTGGAAATCAACCCGCTGGTGATTACCGCGAATAACGATATCATCGCGCTGGATGCGAAAATGGTGTTCGACGAGAACGCGCTGTTCCGCCGTCACCGCATCGCCGAATTGCGCGACAACACGCAAGTCGATCACCGTGAAGTTGCCGCAGCGGAAGCCGGATTAAGCTACGTCGGTCTGGATGGCGACATCGGTTGCATGATCAATGGCGCAGGCCTGGCGATGGCGACGATGGACATGATCAAACTGGCTGGTGGCGAACCCGCTAACTTCCTCGATGTCGGCGGCGGCGCATCCGCCGAGCGCACCGAAAAAGCGTTCCGCCTGGTACTTGCCGATTCCGGCGTCAAAGCGATGCTGGTGAATATCTTCGCCGGGATCAACCGTTGCGACTGGATCGCCGAAGGCGTGGTGCAAGCGGTCAAAAACATCGATATGAAAGTGCCGCTGGTGGTTCGCTTGTCGGGCACCAACGTGGAAGAAGGCCGCCGCATCATTGCGAACAGCGGCCTGCCGATCATCACCGCCGAAACGTTAGCGGAAGCCGCGGAAAAAGTTGTCCGCGCCCGCAACGAAGTCGTCGCAAAAGCCTAG
- a CDS encoding CoA ester lyase, which produces MSHTLYETKIQRVQRCELAVPGSSPGMFEKALNSGVDFVFLDLEDAVAPDDKIQARKNVIQALNDLDWRGHGITVSVRINGLDTQYMVRDVVDLVEQAGSKIDTLLIPKAGVYADVYMVQAMVTQLEMQQGLKNRIGLEALIETALGMANVEDIARNGAMGRLEALHFGVADYAASNRARTTNIGGLNPDYPGDQWHFAISRMIVACRAYGLRPIDGPFGDIKDPDGYVLAAKRAAALGCEGKWAIHPTQIPLANDVFTPPEREIEKAKRILAALKEAAAQGKGAAALDGRLIDAASERMANNVVKIADAIAAKNG; this is translated from the coding sequence ATGAGTCACACGCTTTATGAAACAAAGATTCAGCGAGTACAGCGCTGCGAACTGGCGGTTCCAGGTTCCAGTCCCGGCATGTTTGAAAAAGCGCTGAATAGCGGTGTCGATTTCGTTTTTCTCGATCTGGAAGACGCCGTTGCGCCGGACGATAAAATCCAGGCGCGTAAAAATGTCATCCAAGCGCTCAACGATCTGGATTGGAGAGGCCACGGCATTACCGTTTCGGTGCGCATCAACGGCCTGGATACGCAATACATGGTGCGCGACGTGGTCGATCTGGTCGAACAAGCCGGAAGCAAAATCGATACCTTGCTGATCCCGAAAGCCGGTGTGTATGCGGATGTCTACATGGTACAAGCGATGGTTACCCAGCTTGAAATGCAGCAAGGATTGAAAAACCGCATCGGTCTGGAAGCCTTGATCGAAACCGCGCTTGGCATGGCCAATGTGGAAGACATCGCGCGCAACGGCGCGATGGGACGACTGGAAGCGCTGCATTTCGGCGTGGCCGACTATGCCGCCAGCAATCGCGCCAGAACCACCAATATCGGCGGCTTGAACCCGGATTATCCCGGCGATCAATGGCATTTCGCCATCAGCCGCATGATCGTGGCTTGCCGCGCGTACGGTTTACGTCCGATCGACGGGCCGTTCGGCGACATTAAGGATCCCGACGGTTACGTGCTGGCGGCCAAGCGTGCCGCAGCATTGGGTTGCGAAGGCAAATGGGCGATCCATCCAACGCAGATTCCATTGGCGAACGACGTGTTTACGCCGCCGGAGCGCGAAATCGAAAAAGCCAAGCGCATTCTGGCCGCGCTCAAGGAAGCCGCCGCGCAAGGCAAAGGCGCCGCCGCGCTCGATGGCCGCTTGATCGATGCCGCTTCGGAAAGAATGGCCAATAACGTGGTGAAAATCGCCGATGCGATAGCCGCTAAAAACGGTTAA
- a CDS encoding RHS repeat-associated core domain-containing protein, which produces MFFYDSNRQLIGEYRDNASTTTPTDDWLVRQETIWLNNIPVGVITKPTATSEIQVSYIHADHLNTPRVIVDQTNTIVWRWDNTHAFGANLPNEDPDGNGQLFEYHPRFPGQYFDKETGLHYNYFRYYEPETGRYLSPDPIGLAAGMNVWGYVGGNPVLNFDLLGLELISFEEGQRITEVARTWSGVPYYENGGARSSRDRADCSGSIWKIYEEAGYPYEYSNSKMFPDNPRFKPAPNNKPQPGDVGQWNGHVLIFDPKADARYDSWSARRPGVPFGAAQIIWWEKSMRPVTWYRYDKPINNIK; this is translated from the coding sequence TTGTTCTTCTACGATTCCAACAGACAATTGATCGGGGAATACCGGGATAACGCATCAACAACCACGCCAACCGATGATTGGCTGGTGCGGCAAGAAACCATATGGCTGAATAACATTCCGGTCGGCGTAATCACGAAACCCACCGCTACCAGTGAAATACAGGTGAGCTACATCCATGCCGACCATCTCAACACTCCCAGAGTGATCGTGGATCAGACCAACACCATCGTCTGGCGCTGGGACAACACCCACGCCTTTGGTGCGAACTTGCCTAACGAAGACCCGGACGGCAACGGTCAACTGTTTGAATACCACCCCCGTTTCCCCGGGCAGTATTTCGACAAGGAAACCGGCCTGCATTACAACTATTTCCGCTATTATGAACCGGAGACCGGAAGATACCTCTCACCAGACCCGATCGGGTTGGCGGCAGGGATGAATGTTTGGGGGTATGTGGGTGGGAATCCAGTTTTGAATTTTGATCTACTGGGTTTGGAACTAATTTCGTTTGAGGAAGGGCAACGGATTACTGAAGTTGCTAGAACTTGGTCAGGAGTACCTTATTATGAAAATGGTGGTGCAAGGTCAAGTCGAGATAGAGCTGATTGTTCTGGGTCTATTTGGAAAATCTATGAGGAGGCAGGTTATCCCTATGAATATTCAAATTCTAAAATGTTTCCGGATAACCCGCGTTTTAAGCCTGCCCCTAATAATAAGCCTCAGCCGGGTGACGTAGGACAATGGAATGGTCATGTATTAATTTTCGATCCTAAAGCAGATGCTAGATATGATTCCTGGTCTGCTCGCAGACCAGGGGTGCCATTTGGTGCTGCTCAGATAATTTGGTGGGAAAAATCAATGAGGCCAGTAACATGGTATCGATATGACAAACCAATCAATAATATTAAGTAG